GAGAGAAAAGAGATACTGGATAAAATCAAAGAACTTGAACGTAAATAAGGTATAAATTCCGATATTCGCTAAACCATTGACTTAATAATTTGGCATTAAAGAAGTTAAGTATTACCGAAGAACAGGCAGGGAAAGTAAAAGAATTACTTAATAAGGGGTTATCTACATACAAGATAGCTGAAATATTGGGGCTTAACCAACCAAAAGTATGGCGCAATATGAAGTTCATGGACGTTAGTAAAAACAAGCCAATAAAAGAAATAACCAAAACAAAATACTTTAGGTGGAGTGATTATAACAACAGCGTAATTTAAAAACAAATATATGGTAAAATTAAAACCGCAAGGCACAAAAATAATAGTCCAAACAATCCTTGAAGAACACAAGGTAACAGAAGGTGGAATTATAGCCGTTGACTTTTCATTAGAAAAAGGAGAAATAGTAGAAGTAGGAACAGAGGTAGAGCATCTTTATAAAAAAGGTGATGTTGTTCTTTTCCCGGAAGGAGTAGGGCAATCCCTGAACTACCAAAAAAAGTCTTGCAAGTGGTTAGATGGCCGTTCGTTTCCGGCAGGTGATATTTGGACAGTAGAAACAGAAGAAAAATAATCTATGAATAAACCTCCATTTAAGTTATTCAAATATCCAAGTAGGGGAAGACCAGATAGGTTCTTTAAGTCCTTAGATAGCATTGTAAATAATGTTTCCGATAAAGATTACTTCCATGTAGCCTGCACCTTAGATACCGATGATAGCACAATGAATAATGCGGAAGTGGTTAACAGAATAATGGGGTATAAAAATGTTTCAATACAATGGGGTGAATCCGAATCAAAGATACACGCAATAAATCGCTCAATGCCAAATATACCATTCGATATTTTAATTTGCCACTCGGATGATATGATTTTTAACATTTTTGGCTTCGATACAATGATAGGCGTGGATATGCTTAACTGGTTCCCGGATTATGACGGTTTGTTACACTATCCAGATCAAGATGCCCGTGATGTTTTAGCAACAATGTATATAGCAGGAAGGAAGTGGTGGGAGTTCAGGGGTAAAAACATTTACCACCCGTCTTACAAAAGTTTGTGGTGTGACAATGAAGAACAGCTTGCAGCAAAAATTTGCGGTAAATATAAATATTGCGGGTATCGGGGGAAAGAAGTAACGATAGGGGAAAAAAGAAACAACCTTTACCAACGTGCAAAAGGTAGGTATGTAGTACAATGGGATAGCGATGATTGGATAGCA
The sequence above is drawn from the Chitinophagaceae bacterium genome and encodes:
- a CDS encoding glycosyltransferase family 2 protein; translation: MNKPPFKLFKYPSRGRPDRFFKSLDSIVNNVSDKDYFHVACTLDTDDSTMNNAEVVNRIMGYKNVSIQWGESESKIHAINRSMPNIPFDILICHSDDMIFNIFGFDTMIGVDMLNWFPDYDGLLHYPDQDARDVLATMYIAGRKWWEFRGKNIYHPSYKSLWCDNEEQLAAKICGKYKYCGYRGKEVTIGEKRNNLYQRAKGRYVVQWDSDDWIAKDGVMQIVTALQNNPDVDCVTYEEHCDIDGKIFKSNHSLQYSGWYGEGSHPLHDGFHYHRTPFFKDVIKTEIAKATPVKHERFGEDHLWAIDLYPKLKTEIHIEQPIYHYIHKSSNFNERYGFDRN